GTTTATTGTACTATCACATGAGGGGCAGGTGAGAATAATATTCTCGCCACAAACTTGACAATCGAGCTTGCTACTATCGGTATTCGATTGACAAAATGGGCATTGAATCAGGTTGCTACTGGCAGCGGCGATCGCCACAATTGGCGTTGGCTCATGAATTGGCGGGGCTGGTTTATTTTGCACTTCGAGGGCCGCGATGCCTCGTTGAGCGGCTTCGTTGCTTGGGTTGATCAACAAAACCCGCACAAGGCAATCGCGGCGCTGCTCGGGCGTATCCACAATTGCGCTCATCCAGAGCCACGCCAGTTCGTTCCGTGCATTCAGAGCAATCACTTGGGTCAGGAAATCACGGGCTGCTGCACGTTGGCCTGCTTTGGCGGCAGTAATACCTTCAGCCAATAAATGCGTTTCATGCACGGACGACATAGGAACTCCTTCTATCTATAATCTAACGTGGTTCGAGTGCAATCCATTCTTGCACTGGGCTAGCCACGTCGCTGCTTGGTTGATGATGTTGTAACTCCCCAGCGTGGAATGATGATCGGATGAATGGCCCTGCAAAAGTTGCTCGAAAGCCCAATTGCTGGCCATGATCGCGATACAAGCCATAACGCTCAGGAGGAATATATTCGCTCACTGCTACATGGTTCAGTGATGGTTGTAAATATTGACCAATCGTGACTAGTTCAACCCCAACCTGTTTAAGATCATCCATGGTTTGGTAGATTTCGTCGGTTGTTTCGCCTAAACCCACCATAAACCCCGATTTAGTTGTGATCTGCGGGGCAAACTCACGACTGCGGGCTAATAATTCAAGCGATCGATCATAATCGCCTTGGGGCCGCACACTCTTAAACACGCTACGAACGGTTTCGATATTGTGATTGAGCACATGTGGTTCGGCATCCAATACCGTTTTGAGCGCTTCGGCCTCACCTTTGAAATCGGGAATCAAGACCTCAACCTCGGCCTCGGGTAAGCGTTGGCGAATCGCGCTGATGGTGCGGGCAAAGTGCCGAGCGCCACCATCCTTGACATCATCGCGAGCTACCGCCGTAACCACCACATATTTCAAGCCCAAGCGAGCAGCGGCTTCGGCCACATTGCTCGGCTCACGTGGATCAAGCGGGAAAGGCTTGCCAGTCGTAA
This genomic interval from Herpetosiphon gulosus contains the following:
- the lipA gene encoding lipoyl synthase; this encodes MPSTPHRQRKPEWLRKPVLSPELRNVRQLLRDLNLNTVCEEASCPNIAECFGHGTATFMIGGDRCTRRCHYCDVTTGKPFPLDPREPSNVAEAAARLGLKYVVVTAVARDDVKDGGARHFARTISAIRQRLPEAEVEVLIPDFKGEAEALKTVLDAEPHVLNHNIETVRSVFKSVRPQGDYDRSLELLARSREFAPQITTKSGFMVGLGETTDEIYQTMDDLKQVGVELVTIGQYLQPSLNHVAVSEYIPPERYGLYRDHGQQLGFRATFAGPFIRSSFHAGELQHHQPSSDVASPVQEWIALEPR